From Nicotiana tabacum cultivar K326 chromosome 22, ASM71507v2, whole genome shotgun sequence, one genomic window encodes:
- the LOC142176114 gene encoding secreted RxLR effector protein 161-like, whose translation MGEASYIISIEIHRDKFRRLIGLSQKAYIERILERFKMKNCSPIAAPIIKGDKFIESMSTKCIRKGANERHSLCFTCWELMYAQVCTRPDIAFVVGMLCRYQINPCLDHWKTGKKILRYLQGTKNFKLTYKYSNLVEVIGYLDSDLDRYKDTDKSISRYIFLLAGGVVSWRSIN comes from the coding sequence ATGGGTGAAGCCTCTTATATCATTAGCATAGAGATTCATAGAGACAAATTCCGAAGATTAATTGGATTGTCTCAAAAGGCCTACATTGAAAGAATTCTTGAAAGATTCAAGATGAAGAATTGTTCACCTATAGCAGCACCCATAATTAAAGGTGACAAATTCATTGAATCAATGTCCACAAAATGTATTCGAAAAGGAGCAAATGAAAGACATTCCTTATGCTTCACTTGTTGGGAGCTTATGTATGCACAGGTCTGTACCAGACCTGATATTGCCTTTGTGGTAGGAATGCTTTGCAGATATCAAATTAATCCTTGTCTTGACCATTGGAAAACTGGAAAAAAGATTTTGAGATATTTGCAAGGAACCAAGAATTTTAAGCTCACATACAAATACTCTAACTTAGTGGAGGTGATTGGATATTTAGACTCTGATTTGGATAGATACAAAGACACTGACAAATCCATTTCAAGATACATTTTCCTTCTTGCTGGAGGTGTTGTATCTTGGAGAAGTATCAACTAG